In Salinibacterium sp. ZJ70, one DNA window encodes the following:
- the sufB gene encoding Fe-S cluster assembly protein SufB, with the protein MSDVLIDRPELEGLGQYEFGWSDPDAAGASARRGINPEVVTDISALKNEPEWMLKTRLKALQLFEKKPMPTWGADLSGIDFDNIKYFVRSTEKQAQSWEDLPEDIKNTYEKLGIPEAERQRLVAGVAAQYESEVVYHQIREDLEAQGVIFMDTDTALREHPEFFQEYFGTVIPSGDNKFAALNTAVWSGGSFVYVPKGVRVEIPLQAYFRINTENMGQFERTLIIADEDSYVHYIEGCTAPIYKSDSLHSAVVEIIVKKGARVRYTTIQNWSNNVYNLVTKRARAEAGATMEWIDGNIGSKVTMKYPSIFLVGEHAKGETLSVAFAGPGQHQDAGAKMIHMAPYTTSSIVSKSIARGGGRAGYRGEVRVDANAHHSANTVRCDALLVDTISRSDTYPAIDIRVDDVQLGHEATVSRVSEEQLFYLQSRGLPEDEAMAMIVRGFIEPIARELPMEYALELNKLIEMSMEGSVG; encoded by the coding sequence GGACAGTACGAATTCGGCTGGTCCGATCCTGACGCGGCGGGAGCTTCCGCTCGCCGCGGCATCAACCCCGAGGTCGTCACCGACATCTCGGCACTGAAGAACGAGCCCGAGTGGATGCTCAAGACGCGCCTCAAGGCGCTGCAGCTCTTCGAGAAGAAGCCGATGCCCACGTGGGGCGCCGACCTCTCCGGCATCGACTTCGACAACATCAAGTACTTCGTGCGCTCCACCGAGAAGCAGGCCCAGTCGTGGGAGGACCTTCCGGAGGACATCAAGAACACGTACGAGAAGCTCGGCATCCCGGAGGCGGAGCGTCAGCGTCTCGTCGCGGGTGTCGCCGCGCAGTACGAGTCCGAGGTCGTCTACCACCAGATCCGCGAGGACCTGGAAGCTCAGGGCGTCATCTTCATGGACACCGACACGGCGCTGCGTGAGCACCCCGAGTTCTTCCAGGAGTACTTCGGCACCGTCATCCCCTCGGGCGACAACAAGTTCGCGGCGCTCAACACCGCGGTGTGGTCGGGCGGCTCGTTCGTCTACGTGCCCAAGGGCGTCCGCGTCGAGATCCCGCTGCAGGCCTACTTCCGCATCAACACGGAGAACATGGGCCAGTTCGAGCGCACGCTGATCATCGCCGACGAAGACTCGTACGTTCACTACATCGAGGGCTGCACCGCGCCGATCTACAAGTCGGACTCGCTGCACTCGGCTGTCGTCGAGATCATCGTGAAGAAGGGCGCCCGCGTGCGCTACACGACCATCCAGAACTGGTCGAACAACGTCTACAACCTCGTCACGAAGCGCGCGCGCGCCGAAGCCGGCGCCACCATGGAGTGGATCGACGGCAACATCGGCTCCAAGGTGACGATGAAGTACCCCTCGATCTTCCTCGTGGGCGAGCACGCGAAGGGCGAGACGCTCTCGGTCGCGTTCGCGGGTCCCGGTCAGCACCAGGATGCCGGCGCGAAGATGATCCACATGGCTCCGTACACGACGAGCTCGATCGTGTCGAAGTCGATCGCGCGTGGCGGCGGCCGCGCGGGATACCGCGGCGAGGTGCGGGTGGACGCGAATGCGCACCACTCCGCCAACACGGTGCGCTGCGACGCCCTGCTCGTCGACACGATCTCGCGCTCGGACACCTACCCGGCGATCGACATCCGCGTCGATGACGTGCAGCTCGGGCACGAGGCCACGGTCTCGCGCGTGAGCGAGGAGCAGCTCTTCTACCTCCAGTCGCGCGGTCTTCCCGAAGACGAAGCGATGGCGATGATCGTGCGCGGCTTCATCGAGCCGATCGCACGCGAACTGCCCATGGAATACGCACTCGAACTCAACAAGCTCATCGAGATGAGCATGGAAGGCAGCGTCGGATAG